The genome window CAAATATCAGATTCTACGTTCGCTATGCTAAGAAATAGCTGCGTCCTACAACTTACtttccttgtttttcttctcttttaataTTTAAGTGTAAGTACAAGTAATGAATGGAAAGATCATGCTGGATTCTTTATTTCTCGAAAACTGCCAGGTGGCCCGAGATAGCTTTTTTGGGCGGCCCGAAAATTAGTTTTGAGGGACTTGAAAAATTGGATAAAGAATGAATCATCATATAATAGAGACTAACACAATATAGGCCGCTGCTAAAGAGGAGGGTACTGTTGATGCAAGAGTAGTCTTGGTGGAAAGGTGGGCATTCTCGCAGGTGTGAATTAAGCCAGGGGATATTATTGGTAGTGATGGTAATTGGGAAAAAAGTTCTTTCTATACAATCACATGTTGTACATGGATATGTGGGGAATAAAGCAGCCAGTTTCCCATTGCAATGCAAAGGTTGGGATGTGGATGCCTTGAATACCGTACAGTTCAGCAATCATCCAGCTTATGGATTCATATCTGGGTTCAAGAGCAATAGCGATGACTTGGAAAGTATAATTGAGGATGGTCTTGTAGGTGGGCTAAAGATGAAATACAATGCAGTGCTCACTGGGTATCTTCCAGACACCGAGGGTCTACGGAAAATAGGCACAGTGGTAAGAAAGATGTGTGAAGACGACAGGGATTTGAAATGGCTTCTCGATCCTGTGCTTGGAGATGACGGGAAATTATACGTTCCAGAGGCCACGGTTGCAATTTATGAGCAGATTTTACGAGATGGATCTGTATTTTTGGCCACACCAAACCAATTCGAGCTTGAAATCTTGACTGGATTACGCATTTTTGACCTTGCGTCACTGAAATCGACTATGAAAAGGTTTCACGAGTTGTACCCGAAAGTATGCTATCTTGTGGTAACAAGCGTCGACTTCGAAAGTGACAACTTTGTATCGACATGCACTGACTTCACTGACTACTGGTATTTCACTGTTCCTCGTATCAAAGCGCACTTTTCCGGTAGCGGTGACCTTTTCAGTGCTATATTAATGGACCTGCTATTATCTTCGAAGGATGAAAATGTGGATCTGCCGCTGGCCCTAAACAAAGCTCTCTCTTTGGTGGACGAAGTGCTGCAACGGACATATGATCTGACCGTAAAACCTACGCAAGAGCCTGAGCAACCATTCAGGATAAACGATTTGAAGATTATACAATGCAAAGATCTCTTCAGAAATGTCTATGTAGCCAAATTTAAATGTAACAAGTTATAGGATATATTTCTCAATTTAacatttttgtttatgaACTTATTTTACAGCCCTTAATGTCAATTAAAACACCTAAATTTATAAAAGACCAAATAATCTACGTACATCaatcaataaaaatataataccTAGGAAATATCACCCCTATGACTAGAATACCGAAGCTAGACTATCCATATTTGAACACACATACACCATTGACTATATCAAATCTCTATAGGTTTAATTCACTTTCTTTCACTCATTGAGAATCTGTATTTAGAGGgaatgaaatgaaaatgtcGAAAGTGCAAAATTAACAACCTTATCTTCACATAGAAAGGTAGCACAAGAGCATACAGAGCAAAGCAATGAATCGAGGATGAAGCCCAAAACAACACCAAGAAAGAGGTATTCCGCAAAGAATGCCTCCTTAGTTACTCTACTAATAGTATTAACACTGTACTTGTATTTGAACAAGGACATAATAGAATCAAAATACCATCGTAATGACAAATTTAAGGATACGCATGCTGTAACAGCAGACACAACTAATCTACACACACTAAGGATTAAGGAGATACATTTTAGACCATTTAATAGCACTGGAAGAAGGAAGTATGGCCAGGTCATTTTGACCCCAGAGCTTGTAGCTGATGCTAAAGATCGTTTCAGTGAGGCTGTGTCTGTTTCGGGATCAAGAAGCGAGgggcaagaagaagacgatgcGTATGATACTAAACTATGGAGCAAGTCTGACTCTAACCCTTGGACACATGAATTCAAGCtaaaacaacaaaccaTACAGATGACAAGGATGGCTTATAGAGATCCAGATTATGTGGAATCATTCCTAGACTTCGCCAATGAAAATCCAACCATGGCACAGAAAGTCCATTTGGAATGGGTTGATGAAAATGTTTTGGCACCAAACGTCACGGATAAAGACACCATCATTTCCTTGGCACTAATGTCATCAAATGCATATGTGCCGTTACCATTCGAGGGCGATTGGCGCAATATAAGTGGTTGGGATCATGATGCCAACCCGGATTTTCCGGATGGTATTGGATGGGATGCTGATGGTGTTCGAGGTCACATTTTCACAAATGAGGATTCTAGCGTGGTAGTAATAGCTATAAAGGGAACAAGTGCTCAGGGACTTCCAGGTTCGGGTGACGATGCAACGACCGAAAACGATAAGCTTAACGATAACCTTCTATTCTCATGTTGTTGCGCAAGGGTCAGCTATTTATGGACAACTGCCTGTGACTGCTATGTTAAGTCCTACACATGCGATGAGACGTGTCTAGAAAAAGAACTGAATCGAAAAGACCGTTACTATCAAGCTGTGCTCGATATATACCGTACAGTAATAGAAGATCACCCAAATGCAGCCATTTGGATTACAGGTCATTCATTAGGCGGAGCTTTGGCAAGTTTATTAGGCCGTACATTTGGTGCACCTGCTGTTGCTTTTGAAGCTCCTGGTGAGCTATTGGCAACAAGAAGGTTGCATTTACCTATTCCGCCAGGACTTCCATCATATCAAGAAGGTATTTGGCACATTGGCCACACGGCAGATCCAATATTCATGGGAACATGTAATGGTGCAAGTTCGTCTTGCTCCATAGCTGGGTATGCAATGGAAACAAGTTGCCATTCCGGGAAAGTATGCATATACGATGTTGTAACAGATAAGGGTTGGCATGTGAATATGTTAAACCATAGGATTCATACTGTGATTGATGGCGTGTTAAACGACTACGAGAATGTGGCAAAATGCGAGGTACCAGAACCATGTAACGATTGTTTTAACTGGAAATATATCAGAGGCAGAGATGAACCCCATAGCTCATCAGTgacctcttcttcttccgctACCAATAAGAAACCAACCACATCCGTATTTACGTCTACAACTTCACTTACTGCAACTACTTCATCAGCGGAAAAAACTACTTCTAGCTGCATAGGGCGGAATTGGATAGGTATTTGCACCAGGTACGGTATTTGAAagtgtttcttttgataaTACAAATTTATGCTAGTACAAAACTTATAATAGTCTAAATATAATTGGGATCTATTTGAATATCAAAGGCTGAAAATTTGTCAAGGAGATAGCCTTCGATAGCTTTATGATACTGAAGGATGACACTGGGTATACGaagatcaacttcttcaacccAGAAGGACTTAAGTTCTCCTTCCCTAATCTTCTGCAGTCTCTGACTTAGTTTTTTAACGTCGCtaagaattggaattatGTCAACACTCTTGCTTAAAGTATAATCTTCATGCAATAACAGAAGACAGATCAATGCTAAATGAACTCCAGAAAATACCAAATGATCCGACAAAAACTTGAATTTGTCAAATGGACAGTTAACTATGGAAGTTAACCCTTTATGCGCATGATCTAAAATGATGTTCAATTGAGCTTGCGGTATAGATCTGACAACCTTTTTTAGTGGATATGCTTGATTCAAATAATGAGCCACTTCCGTTTTGCTGCCACCAGACGATGGAAGAAATGATGGTAAAGGTGAATCTTGGTTTAAAGATGAGGAATACAACTTATGATACCATGAATAGTGAACAATGCATAATGCATAATGGTAATTGAACTCTACAAATTGGGTGATAGGTTGAGCAAACAGATATTTCCAGTTGTCTAACCAATTCAGTAGCTTTTTGATTACATCATCCAATGGCTGTCGCGAGGAGGTGTCTATGAATTCCAAGCTTTGAATAAACTTGTATACAATTCTTGAAAGTTCAATTTCTGCTACCATTCTTCCGTCAAAATTGGTAGAGTGTGGTAAATCTAATGTTACCTTACACATATCTAGCCTTCTATCATCAATGGTGCACATCCTTCCAGAGGCAATGCAGCAATTTAGATGACATAAACATAAGTGGTTCCATAACCTACATGTAGACAATTGTTCAAATTGTTccgtttcttcaaaaacactATTGTTCATATTACCGAAATTAGACTGCATCACAGGATCAAGCAAGTTCATAGCGGAAGCAAGAACATCATTTCCACCTTTTTTCCTATTCAACAAAGAGCCAGCAACTCCTGTCGTTAATAGATGCTGAGTTCCAAGACCAGAAAGATACCATGCGTCAACACATAGGAAGTCActtgaaaaagatgacGCGTACAATGATAATATTACAATCGCTTGTAAGAATTCTTTAGTTTGAGGTACGTAGCACAAAGAACTTTCTAGATCTGATCGAAGCTTTAGAAGTAGATTTTTGTAACACCTTGTCTTTAGATCATGATAATCATCGGTATATCTTAATGCCAAAGTACAAGCAACAGTAAGGAGTAAAGTACAATTCTTCGATCTTATGTTGCTGACTAGTTTCTCTGTAGAAGCTGATTTTGGGAAAGAGCACCAGTCTGAGTATCTATTTCTGAAACTTTGCATCAACATATATGACTCTTCTAGAGTAATAATATTCATTGTTACTATGTCCTCGTTCAAAGTTCTCTCAATTTCTGTGAATGAATTGTCATGAAGTTTTCTGATCAACAATGGTAGATGATCTTTTGGTACTAGTTGGGACATAAGTGTGTACGAGGAAGATAAATATGCTGTATTTTGGTCCGCAAGAGAATGATTTCGAGGTGACGTGTCTATgcttttgtttattttacCACTCCCCACCTCGTCGCCATTATTTCCCGGTTTCGATATTGATCCTGTAATCATATCAACCGCATCTATAAGAGTAGCATCGACTCCCGTTTCCCTATTTTCAAGTGATGCTATCATATCCTTTCCAACACTTGTTTCTTGCTGAATGGCTCCTGCATTAACAATTCGTTGACCTTGCTGAGTATTATTATCTATCCTAGTAGTATTCTCCAAGATGGAAAGCACTTTCAATAGATTTTCATGAATGGTCTTAGTATACCTTAGATTAAGATTTAGCACGCCTGGAGATACTGGCCCCAGCTTGATGAGCGATTTCAAAAGCTCCGAATGCGCAGC of Kluyveromyces marxianus DMKU3-1042 DNA, complete genome, chromosome 3 contains these proteins:
- the BUD17 gene encoding putative pyridoxal kinase BUD17 — protein: MVIGKKVLSIQSHVVHGYVGNKAASFPLQCKGWDVDALNTVQFSNHPAYGFISGFKSNSDDLESIIEDGLVGGLKMKYNAVLTGYLPDTEGLRKIGTVVRKMCEDDRDLKWLLDPVLGDDGKLYVPEATVAIYEQILRDGSVFLATPNQFELEILTGLRIFDLASLKSTMKRFHELYPKVCYLVVTSVDFESDNFVSTCTDFTDYWYFTVPRIKAHFSGSGDLFSAILMDLLLSSKDENVDLPLALNKALSLVDEVLQRTYDLTVKPTQEPEQPFRINDLKIIQCKDLFRNVYVAKFKCNKL
- the ATG15 gene encoding triglyceride lipase ATG15; the encoded protein is MKPKTTPRKRYSAKNASLVTLLIVLTLYLYLNKDIIESKYHRNDKFKDTHAVTADTTNLHTLRIKEIHFRPFNSTGRRKYGQVILTPELVADAKDRFSEAVSVSGSRSEGQEEDDAYDTKLWSKSDSNPWTHEFKLKQQTIQMTRMAYRDPDYVESFLDFANENPTMAQKVHLEWVDENVLAPNVTDKDTIISLALMSSNAYVPLPFEGDWRNISGWDHDANPDFPDGIGWDADGVRGHIFTNEDSSVVVIAIKGTSAQGLPGSGDDATTENDKLNDNLLFSCCCARVSYLWTTACDCYVKSYTCDETCLEKELNRKDRYYQAVLDIYRTVIEDHPNAAIWITGHSLGGALASLLGRTFGAPAVAFEAPGELLATRRLHLPIPPGLPSYQEGIWHIGHTADPIFMGTCNGASSSCSIAGYAMETSCHSGKVCIYDVVTDKGWHVNMLNHRIHTVIDGVLNDYENVAKCEVPEPCNDCFNWKYIRGRDEPHSSSVTSSSSATNKKPTTSVFTSTTSLTATTSSAEKTTSSCIGRNWIGICTRYGI
- a CDS encoding GAL4 superfamily family protein (cl00068, GAL4-like Zn2Cys6 binuclear cluster DNA-binding domain) — translated: MEEDQSTKRVKKTASKRGTRGVKACEYCKRLKARCIPSPVAGKVKCLRCDSLKRHCSFEDLFAGSSLPLNGQSDMFGGSVNENEHDAAHSELLKSLIKLGPVSPGVLNLNLRYTKTIHENLLKVLSILENTTRIDNNTQQGQRIVNAGAIQQETSVGKDMIASLENRETGVDATLIDAVDMITGSISKPGNNGDEVGSGKINKSIDTSPRNHSLADQNTAYLSSSYTLMSQLVPKDHLPLLIRKLHDNSFTEIERTLNEDIVTMNIITLEESYMLMQSFRNRYSDWCSFPKSASTEKLVSNIRSKNCTLLLTVACTLALRYTDDYHDLKTRCYKNLLLKLRSDLESSLCYVPQTKEFLQAIVILSLYASSFSSDFLCVDAWYLSGLGTQHLLTTGVAGSLLNRKKGGNDVLASAMNLLDPVMQSNFGNMNNSVFEETEQFEQLSTCRLWNHLCLCHLNCCIASGRMCTIDDRRLDMCKVTLDLPHSTNFDGRMVAEIELSRIVYKFIQSLEFIDTSSRQPLDDVIKKLLNWLDNWKYLFAQPITQFVEFNYHYALCIVHYSWYHKLYSSSLNQDSPLPSFLPSSGGSKTEVAHYLNQAYPLKKVVRSIPQAQLNIILDHAHKGLTSIVNCPFDKFKFLSDHLVFSGVHLALICLLLLHEDYTLSKSVDIIPILSDVKKLSQRLQKIREGELKSFWVEEVDLRIPSVILQYHKAIEGYLLDKFSAFDIQIDPNYI